A window of Vigna unguiculata cultivar IT97K-499-35 chromosome 4, ASM411807v1, whole genome shotgun sequence contains these coding sequences:
- the LOC114182031 gene encoding ATP-dependent 6-phosphofructokinase 3 isoform X2: MLVVVHKDGARGVHFRRAGPRQKVYFEADEVQAAIVTCGGLCPGLNTVIRELVCGLNHMYGVKRVLGINGGYRGFYARNTITLTPKSVNDIHKRGGTVLGTSRGGHDTKKIVDSIQDRGINQVYIIGGDGTQKGASAIFEEVRRRGLKVSVVGIPKTIDNDIPVIDKSFGFDTAVEEAQRAINAAHVEAESVENGIGVVKLMGRNSGFIAMYATLASRDVDCCLIPESPFYLEGPGGLYEYIEKRLKENGHMVIVIAEGAGQELVSESVQSMGTQDASGNKLLQDVGLWISQKIRDHFAEQKTLPITLKYIDPTYMIRAIPSNASDNVYCTLLAQSAVHGAMAGYTGYTSGLVNGRQTYIPFYRITERQNHVVITDRMWARLLSSTNQPSFLDVKGDHEEKKEEESLHQVADEQISKVTSGNHNNEISHVYPAAC; encoded by the exons ATGTTG GTCGTTGTTCACAAAGATGGTGCACGAGGGGTACATTTCAGGCGCGCTGGGCCTCGTCAAAAG GTGTATTTTGAAGCAGATGAAGTTCAGGCTGCCATTGTTACTTGTGGGGGTCTGTGTCCCGGGCTCAACACTGTCATCAGGGAGTTAGTATGTGGCTTGAACCATATGTATGGCGTGAAGAGAGTTCTGGGAATAAAT gGAGGATACAGGGGTTTCTATGCTCGCAACACAATCACTTTAACTCCCAAGAGTGTGAATGATATACATAAGCGTGGAGGGACTGTCCTAGGAACATCACGAGGAGGACATGACACCAAAAAGATCGTTGACAGTATTCAAGATCGAGGAATCAATCAG GTTTATATCATTGGAGGAGATGGAACTCAGAAGGGTGCATCTGCAATTTTTGAG GAAGTCAGAAGGCGTGGTCTCAAAGTTTCAGTTGTAGGAATCCCCAAAACAATAGACAATGATATCCCG GTTATTGACAAGTCCTTTGGCTTTGACACTGCTGTTGAGGAGGCTCAACGAGCTATAAATGCGGCTCATGTTGAGGCTGAAAGTGTTGAAAATGGCATAGGTGTGGTCAAGTTGATGGGTAGAAACAGCG GATTTATTGCAATGTATGCTACTCTTGCAAGTAGAGATGTGGATTGTTGCCTAATTCCAGAGTCACCCTTTTACCTAGAAGGTCCTGGGGGACTTTATGAATATATAGAGAAAAGACTCAAAGAAAATGGTCACATGGTTATTGTGATTGCTGAAGGTGCAGGACAAGAACTTGTTTCTGAGAGTGTGCAGTCCATGGGCACGCAGGATGCTTCTGGAAACAAGCTTCTTCAAGATGTTGGCCTATGGATATCCCAAAAGATTAGG GATCATTTTGCTGAACAGAAGACACTACCCATAACTCTCAAATACATAG ATCCAACTTACATGATCCGAGCTATTCCAAGCAATGCTTCTGACAACGTGTATTGCACACTTCTTGCTCAAAGTGCTGTTCATGGAGCAATGGCAGGTTACACTGGCTATACTAGTGGACTTGTCAATGGAAGACAAACTTATATACCCTTCTAT AGAATCACTGAGAGACAGAACCACGTAGTGATAACTGATAGAATGTGGGCTAGGCTTTTATCTTCAACAAACCAACCTAGTTTTTTGGATGTGAAGGGTGATCatgaagagaagaaggaggaaGAATCATTGCATCAGGTAGCGGATGAACAAATTTCCAAAGTCACTTCGGGTAACCATAACAACGAAATCAGCCATGTGTATCCCGCAGCTTGCTAG
- the LOC114182031 gene encoding ATP-dependent 6-phosphofructokinase 3 isoform X3, translating into MVVVHKDGARGVHFRRAGPRQKVYFEADEVQAAIVTCGGLCPGLNTVIRELVCGLNHMYGVKRVLGINGGYRGFYARNTITLTPKSVNDIHKRGGTVLGTSRGGHDTKKIVDSIQDRGINQVYIIGGDGTQKGASAIFEEVRRRGLKVSVVGIPKTIDNDIPVIDKSFGFDTAVEEAQRAINAAHVEAESVENGIGVVKLMGRNSGFIAMYATLASRDVDCCLIPESPFYLEGPGGLYEYIEKRLKENGHMVIVIAEGAGQELVSESVQSMGTQDASGNKLLQDVGLWISQKIRDHFAEQKTLPITLKYIDPTYMIRAIPSNASDNVYCTLLAQSAVHGAMAGYTGYTSGLVNGRQTYIPFYRITERQNHVVITDRMWARLLSSTNQPSFLDVKGDHEEKKEEESLHQVADEQISKVTSGNHNNEISHVYPAAC; encoded by the exons ATG GTCGTTGTTCACAAAGATGGTGCACGAGGGGTACATTTCAGGCGCGCTGGGCCTCGTCAAAAG GTGTATTTTGAAGCAGATGAAGTTCAGGCTGCCATTGTTACTTGTGGGGGTCTGTGTCCCGGGCTCAACACTGTCATCAGGGAGTTAGTATGTGGCTTGAACCATATGTATGGCGTGAAGAGAGTTCTGGGAATAAAT gGAGGATACAGGGGTTTCTATGCTCGCAACACAATCACTTTAACTCCCAAGAGTGTGAATGATATACATAAGCGTGGAGGGACTGTCCTAGGAACATCACGAGGAGGACATGACACCAAAAAGATCGTTGACAGTATTCAAGATCGAGGAATCAATCAG GTTTATATCATTGGAGGAGATGGAACTCAGAAGGGTGCATCTGCAATTTTTGAG GAAGTCAGAAGGCGTGGTCTCAAAGTTTCAGTTGTAGGAATCCCCAAAACAATAGACAATGATATCCCG GTTATTGACAAGTCCTTTGGCTTTGACACTGCTGTTGAGGAGGCTCAACGAGCTATAAATGCGGCTCATGTTGAGGCTGAAAGTGTTGAAAATGGCATAGGTGTGGTCAAGTTGATGGGTAGAAACAGCG GATTTATTGCAATGTATGCTACTCTTGCAAGTAGAGATGTGGATTGTTGCCTAATTCCAGAGTCACCCTTTTACCTAGAAGGTCCTGGGGGACTTTATGAATATATAGAGAAAAGACTCAAAGAAAATGGTCACATGGTTATTGTGATTGCTGAAGGTGCAGGACAAGAACTTGTTTCTGAGAGTGTGCAGTCCATGGGCACGCAGGATGCTTCTGGAAACAAGCTTCTTCAAGATGTTGGCCTATGGATATCCCAAAAGATTAGG GATCATTTTGCTGAACAGAAGACACTACCCATAACTCTCAAATACATAG ATCCAACTTACATGATCCGAGCTATTCCAAGCAATGCTTCTGACAACGTGTATTGCACACTTCTTGCTCAAAGTGCTGTTCATGGAGCAATGGCAGGTTACACTGGCTATACTAGTGGACTTGTCAATGGAAGACAAACTTATATACCCTTCTAT AGAATCACTGAGAGACAGAACCACGTAGTGATAACTGATAGAATGTGGGCTAGGCTTTTATCTTCAACAAACCAACCTAGTTTTTTGGATGTGAAGGGTGATCatgaagagaagaaggaggaaGAATCATTGCATCAGGTAGCGGATGAACAAATTTCCAAAGTCACTTCGGGTAACCATAACAACGAAATCAGCCATGTGTATCCCGCAGCTTGCTAG
- the LOC114182246 gene encoding glutathione hydrolase 3 isoform X2, whose protein sequence is MDSPLLLQSQVLPHRLKWVKIIFCVFVAATIVGVAVKDNTSYGILSGAEKYMTSSDEDIVESDVGVVATDDARCSAIGVSLIKQGGHAVDAAVAAALCIGVVLSVSSGIGGGGFMVVRSSSTSPTQAFDMRETAPAAASQNMYEKNLKDKSLGVLSMGIPGELAGLHAAWSKHGRFPWKTLFQPAIELAKRGFVVSPALGGFIVKEAKKILDDPGLRKLYAPEGTLLKAGDVCKNEELGRTLEVVAEQGPQAFYNGTIAEKLVKDVKEAGGILTMEDLRNYKLEIEDAMTLNVMGYTIYGMPPPSSGTLALSLVLNILDSYGDPDAARGNLGLHRLIEALRFMFAVRMNLGDPNFVENIDDTISKMLSPSFAKEIQQLIFDNTTFPPEYYMNRWSQLRDHGTSHLCVVDADRNAVSLTSTVNYHFGAGFRSTSTGILVNNEMDDFSAPTEISPDKLPPAPANFIEPNKRPLSSMTPLIVTKNNELVGVLGGSGGMNIAPAVIQVFVNHFILGMKPLDAVLSPRIYHKLVPNVVSYENLTALNGDHIQLSKETRIFLEERGHILRECEALAVTQLVVQNPETAADMNRKIGKNINLQSKHGTLIAVSDPRKGGCPAAV, encoded by the exons ATGGATTCTCCTTTGTTATTGCAATCCCAAGTTTTGCCACACAGACTCAAATGGGTCAAAATCATCTTCTGCGTCTTCGTAGCTGCCACGA ttgTTGGAGTAGCAGTGAAAGACAACACCAGTTATGGAATACTATCAGGAGCAGAAAAATACATGACAAGCAGTGATGAAGATATTGTAGAATCAGATGTGGGAGTTGTTGCAACTGATGATGCTCGATGTTCTGCAATTGGTGTTTCATTGATTAAGCAGGGTGGACATGCGGTGGATGCTGCAGTGGCGGCTGCATTAtgcattggtgttgttctctcAGTATCAAGTGGTATAGGGGGTGGCGGTTTCATGGTTGTTCGATCTTCTTCAACCTCCCCAACGCAGGCTTTCGACATGAGAGAAACTGCTCCTGCAGCTGCTTCACAG AATATGTATGAGAAAAATCTGAAGGATAAGAGCTTAGGTGTATTGTCAATGGGAATTCCGGGTGAATTGGCTGGCCTTCATGCAGCTTGGTCGAAGCATGGACGATTTCCATGGAAGACCTTATTCCAACCAGCTATAGAACTTGCTAAAAGAGGTTTTGTAGTGTCTCCTGCTCTTGGAGGTTTCATAGTTAAAGAAGCGAAAAAGATATTGGATGATCCTGGGTTAAGAAAGCTATATGCACCCGAAGGGACTTTGCTGAAAGCAGGGGATGTGTGTAAAAATGAGGAACTCGGTCGCACCTTGGAGGTAGTGGCAGAGCAAGGACCACAAGCTTTCTACAATGGCACCATTGCTGAAAAGTTAGTGAAGGATGTGAAAGAGGCTGGTGGCATTTTAACAATGGAAGATTTGCGCAATTACAAGTTGGAAATAGAAGATGCAATGACTCTGAATGTGATGGGATACACCATATATGGAATGCCACCTCCTTCATCTGGAACACTTGCTCTTTCACTG GTTCTGAACATCTTGGACAGTTACGGAGATCCTGATGCTGCAAGGGGAAATCTTGGTCTACATCGTCTGATAGAAGCTCTGAGATTCATGTTTGCTGTTCGAATGAACTTGGGTGACCCTAACTTTGTTGAAAACATTGATGATACCATATCCAAAATGCTTTCTCCATCTTTTGCAAAAGAAATTCAGCAACTGATATTTGATAACACTACTTTCCCTCCAGAGTACTACATGAACAG GTGGAGTCAACTGAGAGATCATGGAACAAGCCATTTGTGTGTCGTTGATGCTGATAGAAATGCTGTGTCACTAACATCAACTGTAAACTATCATTTTGGAGCTGGGTTTCGTTCTACTTCTACTGGTATTTTGGTGAACAATGAGATGGATGACTTCTCTGCACCCACTGAAATATCCCCTGATAAACTGCCTCCAGCTCCAGCAAATTTTATCGAACCAAACAAAAGACCATTGTCTTCCATGACTCCTCTTATAGTCACAAAG AATAACGAGTTGGTTGGAGTACTTGGAGGGAGCGGTGGAATGAACATTGCTCCAGCAGTGATTCAAGTCTTTGTTAATCATTTCATCTTGGGAATGAAACCCTTGGATGCAGTTCTGAGCCCGAGGATCTATCACAAG CTAGTACCAAATGTAGTTAGTTATGAGAATTTGACTGCACTGAACGGTGATCACATTCAACTTTCGAAAGAAACAAGGATTTTCCTAGAAGAAAGAGGTCATATACTGAGGGAGTGTGAAGCTTTAGCTGTCACTCAACTTGTTGTCCAAAATCCGGAAACTGCAGCTGACATGAACAGGAAAATTGGTAAAAACATCAACTTACAATCAAAGCATGGTACTCTTATTGCTGTAAGTGATCCTAGAAAGGGTGGATGTCCAGCTGCTGTTTAG
- the LOC114182246 gene encoding glutathione hydrolase 3 isoform X1, producing MSETGLSLESKYRVTLLHLPSVFTVFMPGKVKRQHFVWDELLVVGVAVKDNTSYGILSGAEKYMTSSDEDIVESDVGVVATDDARCSAIGVSLIKQGGHAVDAAVAAALCIGVVLSVSSGIGGGGFMVVRSSSTSPTQAFDMRETAPAAASQNMYEKNLKDKSLGVLSMGIPGELAGLHAAWSKHGRFPWKTLFQPAIELAKRGFVVSPALGGFIVKEAKKILDDPGLRKLYAPEGTLLKAGDVCKNEELGRTLEVVAEQGPQAFYNGTIAEKLVKDVKEAGGILTMEDLRNYKLEIEDAMTLNVMGYTIYGMPPPSSGTLALSLVLNILDSYGDPDAARGNLGLHRLIEALRFMFAVRMNLGDPNFVENIDDTISKMLSPSFAKEIQQLIFDNTTFPPEYYMNRWSQLRDHGTSHLCVVDADRNAVSLTSTVNYHFGAGFRSTSTGILVNNEMDDFSAPTEISPDKLPPAPANFIEPNKRPLSSMTPLIVTKNNELVGVLGGSGGMNIAPAVIQVFVNHFILGMKPLDAVLSPRIYHKLVPNVVSYENLTALNGDHIQLSKETRIFLEERGHILRECEALAVTQLVVQNPETAADMNRKIGKNINLQSKHGTLIAVSDPRKGGCPAAV from the exons ATGTCAGAGACTGGATTGAGCTTAGAATCAAAATATAGAGTCACTCTCTTGCATCTCCCTTCAGTGTTCACTGTGTTCATGCCAGGGAAAGTCAAAAGACAGCATTTTGTTTGGGATGAACTATTAG ttgTTGGAGTAGCAGTGAAAGACAACACCAGTTATGGAATACTATCAGGAGCAGAAAAATACATGACAAGCAGTGATGAAGATATTGTAGAATCAGATGTGGGAGTTGTTGCAACTGATGATGCTCGATGTTCTGCAATTGGTGTTTCATTGATTAAGCAGGGTGGACATGCGGTGGATGCTGCAGTGGCGGCTGCATTAtgcattggtgttgttctctcAGTATCAAGTGGTATAGGGGGTGGCGGTTTCATGGTTGTTCGATCTTCTTCAACCTCCCCAACGCAGGCTTTCGACATGAGAGAAACTGCTCCTGCAGCTGCTTCACAG AATATGTATGAGAAAAATCTGAAGGATAAGAGCTTAGGTGTATTGTCAATGGGAATTCCGGGTGAATTGGCTGGCCTTCATGCAGCTTGGTCGAAGCATGGACGATTTCCATGGAAGACCTTATTCCAACCAGCTATAGAACTTGCTAAAAGAGGTTTTGTAGTGTCTCCTGCTCTTGGAGGTTTCATAGTTAAAGAAGCGAAAAAGATATTGGATGATCCTGGGTTAAGAAAGCTATATGCACCCGAAGGGACTTTGCTGAAAGCAGGGGATGTGTGTAAAAATGAGGAACTCGGTCGCACCTTGGAGGTAGTGGCAGAGCAAGGACCACAAGCTTTCTACAATGGCACCATTGCTGAAAAGTTAGTGAAGGATGTGAAAGAGGCTGGTGGCATTTTAACAATGGAAGATTTGCGCAATTACAAGTTGGAAATAGAAGATGCAATGACTCTGAATGTGATGGGATACACCATATATGGAATGCCACCTCCTTCATCTGGAACACTTGCTCTTTCACTG GTTCTGAACATCTTGGACAGTTACGGAGATCCTGATGCTGCAAGGGGAAATCTTGGTCTACATCGTCTGATAGAAGCTCTGAGATTCATGTTTGCTGTTCGAATGAACTTGGGTGACCCTAACTTTGTTGAAAACATTGATGATACCATATCCAAAATGCTTTCTCCATCTTTTGCAAAAGAAATTCAGCAACTGATATTTGATAACACTACTTTCCCTCCAGAGTACTACATGAACAG GTGGAGTCAACTGAGAGATCATGGAACAAGCCATTTGTGTGTCGTTGATGCTGATAGAAATGCTGTGTCACTAACATCAACTGTAAACTATCATTTTGGAGCTGGGTTTCGTTCTACTTCTACTGGTATTTTGGTGAACAATGAGATGGATGACTTCTCTGCACCCACTGAAATATCCCCTGATAAACTGCCTCCAGCTCCAGCAAATTTTATCGAACCAAACAAAAGACCATTGTCTTCCATGACTCCTCTTATAGTCACAAAG AATAACGAGTTGGTTGGAGTACTTGGAGGGAGCGGTGGAATGAACATTGCTCCAGCAGTGATTCAAGTCTTTGTTAATCATTTCATCTTGGGAATGAAACCCTTGGATGCAGTTCTGAGCCCGAGGATCTATCACAAG CTAGTACCAAATGTAGTTAGTTATGAGAATTTGACTGCACTGAACGGTGATCACATTCAACTTTCGAAAGAAACAAGGATTTTCCTAGAAGAAAGAGGTCATATACTGAGGGAGTGTGAAGCTTTAGCTGTCACTCAACTTGTTGTCCAAAATCCGGAAACTGCAGCTGACATGAACAGGAAAATTGGTAAAAACATCAACTTACAATCAAAGCATGGTACTCTTATTGCTGTAAGTGATCCTAGAAAGGGTGGATGTCCAGCTGCTGTTTAG
- the LOC114181325 gene encoding AP-4 complex subunit sigma, producing MGIRFVLMVNKQGQTRLAQYYEYLTLEERRALEGEIVRKCLARNEQQCSFVEHRNYKIVYRRYASLFFLVGVDDDENELAILEFIHLLVETMDRHFGNVCELDIMFHLEKAHFMLEEMVMNGCIVETNKSNILTPIQLMDKTS from the exons ATGGGGATCCGATTCGTGTTGATGGTGAACAAGCAAGGCCAAACGCGCCTTGCTCAGTACTACGAATACCTCACTCTCGAAGAGCGTCGAGCCCTAGAAGGTGAAATCGTTCGCAAATGTCTCGCTCGCAACGAACAACAG TGTTCCTTTGTCGAGCATCGCAACTACAAAATAGTGTACAGGCGCTACGCCTCCTTGTTTTTCCTCGTTGGAGTCGACGATGACGAG AATGAGTTGGCTATTTTGGAATTTATACACCTCTTGGTTGAAACCATGGATCGTCATTTTGGCAATGTG TGCGAGCTAGATATTATGTTCCATTTAGAAAAGGCGCATTTTATGTTGGAGGAAATGGTTATGAATGGTTGTATTGTGGAgacaaacaaatcaaatattctGACTCCAATTCAGCTGATGGATAAAACATcttga